CTGATAACGCCGGTTTTGTAATCAAGCAACGTAACAACGAAACGTTCTTTACCGACGAAGATCGCAGCTTCTGGGTGTTTCAGCCTGTGAAGCAAACCAAAGTTCCCGAAGTCAAATCGCAGGCCTGGTCTAAGAACCCGGTGGATGCCTTCATTTATGATCGTTTGAAAAAAGAAGGCCTGACCCCCGCGGGTGAAGCGGACCGTACAACGCTGATTCGACGTGCCTATTATGATTTAATCGGCTTGCCGCCGACGGTAGAGCAAATCAATGCTTTTGTGAATGATCCCTCTCCCGACGCCTGGCCGCGATTGATCGATGAACTGTTAGAGAGCCCGCACTACGGCGAAAAATGGGCGCGGCACTGGTTGGATGTCGTGCGTTACGCCGAGTCCGACGGGTTCAATCAGGACGCATTCCGCCCGGAAATCTGGCGATACCGAGACTATGTCGTGCGTTCCTTCAATAGCGACAAACCGTATTCGCAGTTCGTCAAAGAGCAGCTGGCTGGTGATGAAATTGCTCCGGAAGATCCCGAGGCACTGGCGGCGACCGGTTTTCTCAGACACTATCTATATGAATATAATCAACGCGATTCCCGCACGCAGTGGAATGATATTCTGGACAATATCACCGATGCCACCGGTGACGTGTTCATGGGCGTCAGCATGGGATGTGCCCGCTGTCATGATCACAAGTTTGATCCGATTCCGCATCAGGACTACTACCGCCTGCGTGCCTTCTTTGCTCCGCTAATGCCACGCGATGATGTGCCTTTTGTCACACCACAGGAACTGGCAGAGTACAATCAGAAATTAGATGCCTGGGAAAAGAAGACAGCAGTGATTCGCAAACAAATCGACGAATTGACGAAGAGCACTCTGGAAAGAGCCGCAAAAAGTCAGATTAAAATGTTCCCGCCTGACTTGCAGGAAATCATGGACAAACCGGAGCAGGAGCGGACGGCACTGGAACACCAGTTGGCAGATCTCGTTCAGCGGCAGGTGGACCTCAAGCAAAAATCCTCACTGGCATCTCTCAAAAAGAGTGAAAAGCCCAATGGGAAAAAATACAATGAGCTGCTCAAAGAGCTGGCTGCTTTTGATAAGCTGAAACCAAAACCGTTGCCGACCGGCATGAGTGTGACCGATGCACGCGGTGCAGCACCCATCACGACCATTCCCGATGACCCGGACCACCGACCGATTGATCCCGGCTTCCTGTCTCTGTTGAAGCCCGGCGAAGCGGAAATTGTTCCAATTTCAACAGCCCCGCATTCTTCAGGCCGCCGCACAGCGTTGGCAAACTGGATGGTGAATCCTCAAAACCGTTTAACTACGCGTGTGATGACCAACCGTGTCTGGCAGTATCACTTCGGTACTGGTCTGGTTTCGACTGCCAATGACTTCGGTCATATGGGCGAAGCACCCAGCCATCCTGAATTGCTGGACTGGTTGACCAGTTATTTTGTCGACAACGGCTGGAGCATCAAAAATATGCACCGTCTGATTATGAATTCGCACACCTATCGTCTGTCTGCATTTCATCCTGCGGCGAAACAGGCCGAGCTCAAAGATCCGCAAAATCGTCTACGTTGGCGTGCCAATATTCGTCGACTTAATTCGGAGGATATTCGAGATTCGGCACTGTTCCTCTCAGGCGAACTTGATACGAAACTGGGAGGTCCCAGTGTCAGAGCGAGCCAGCCACGCCGCAGTATCTACACGATTATGAAACGCAACGTACAGGACCCTGTTCTGGGTGCATTTGATTTGCCAGGCGGGATTAAAAGCGTCGCGCAACGGGACGTCACCACCACCGCGAATCAGGCACTGCTGATGATCAACGGCGACTGGTTCCTCAAACGTGCGAACGCGATGGCCCGTACTTTGAAAGCCAAATCCTTTGCCAATGATCAAGAGCTGATTACGTACCTGCATAAGATGACGTATGGAACAGCGCCCGAACCTGCGGAAGTGGAGTTGCTGTCCGGATTCCTGAAGTCACAGGAAAAACGCATTAAAGCCGAAGCAGACAGCCAGGAGCAAACCTTCATCGGTCAAATCACACAGACGACCGGCGAAGCCGTCAAACTCGGGAAAGGTTCTACTCTGAGTAATCTGCATGTGGCCCAATCAAAGTCGCTTCCCGATCAGGATTTCACGATCGAAGCTTATGTGCAATTAGAGTCGATCTATGAAAATGCCGCCGTCAATACCATTGCTTCACAATGGACGGGAAACAACAAACAGCGAGGCTGGTCACTGGGAGTCACCAGTAAGAAGTCGGCTTACAAACCACGCAATCTGATCCTGCAACTGGTGGGTAACAACAAGGCCGGGAAACTGACCTACGAAGTGGTGCCCTCCAACCTGCATCTGGAATTAAATAAGCCCTATTATGTCGCTGCGACAGTCAAGATTTCTGAAGCCGGTGAATCGGGAATTCAGTTTTTCGTGAAAGAACTGTTTTCCAAGAAACCGCTCCAGAGCGTCTCAGTCAAACATAAAGTCATCAGTGACTATCGTCCTGAAAATAATCTGGTACTCGGGGGTCGCGATAAAACGACTGGCAGTAAATGGAACGGTCTGCTGGATAACGTGCGGCTGTCTGGAGCTGCTTTGAGTCAGGAAGAACTCCTGATTCAAGATAGCGGGAAAAACCCCTCAGCCACGATTGCGTTCTGGCAATTCAATACCAAGAGCGGACTTTTGAAAAACAGCCTGGCAAATGCACTGCATATCCTGCCTCCCTCTGAAACTTCGATGGGCGCCAGCGATGCACGCCATCAGGCACTGGCAGATTTATGTCACGTTTTCTTAAACTCCAACGAATTTCTCTACCTCGATTAATCATTCGTGACTCACGATAGCAATAGCGGAAAGATAGACTTATGAGCAATCAATCATCACAGGCATATCCTGATTCGACGATGAGTCGACGCCAGCTTCTGTATTCAGCGGGTGCAGGTTTCGGCGGGCTGGCCTTGAATGCGCTCATGGCGGAACAGGCCAATGCCGCTGCCAAAGGCAGCACCAAACCATTGTCCCCTTTAGCCGCCAAGCAGACACACTTCCCGGCAACGGCGAAAAGTGTCATCTTCCTGTTCATGGAAGGGGGCCCAAGCCATATCGACCTGTTTGATCCCAAACCGCAATTGCAGAAGCTGGCTGGAAAACCGCTTCCGGAGAGTTTCAAAAAACCGATTACCGCGATGGGTGAAGTCAACGCGCCACTGCTTCCCTCCCAACGAAAATGGAAACAGCACGGCGAAGCGGGAACTTGGATTTCCGATTGGCTGCCCCATACAGCGAAGTGTGCTGACGACATCGCGGTCTTACGCGGTTGCTGGACGAACGGCATCAATCATGCGGGTGGCGTCTGTCAGATGAATACGTGCATTCCGCTGGCTGGACGCCCTTCTTTAGGCAGTTGGGTGACCTATGGTCTGGGAACTGAAAATGAGAGTCTGCCTGCATTCGTTGTCATTCAGGATAATACCAGCACGGTTGTGAATGGTCCGCGTAACTGGGGGACGGCGTTTATCCCTGCCGTCTATCAGGGAACGCGGCTCAACACCGGAAAAACACCGATTTCCAATTTGTACCGTCCCGATGAAATTTTTCCATCCCAGGAATCCGGCAAGTTGGACTTATTGGCGCAGTTAAATAAACGTCATGCAGAGTCGCGAAAACAGCAGTCGGAGCTGGCTGCCCGAATGGAGTCTTATGAGCTGGCATTTCGCATGCAGGCTGCAGCTCCGGAAGCCGTCGATCTGACGCAGGAAACCGAAGCCACTTATAAGATGTACGGCATGGATGAGAAAGAGACCAAAGTCTACGGCACGAACTGTCTGTTAGCACGTCGTCTGGTCGAGCGGGGCGTCCGTTTCGTTCAACTGTATAATGGTGCCGGCAGTAAATGGGATTCTCATTCCGGTATTGAAAAACGTCACGCCGCTCTTTGCAAAGGCATGGATAAGTGTGTCTCTGGTCTGCTGACCGACTTGAAACAGCGCGGCTTGCTGGATTCCACTTTGGTGGTCTGGGGCGGCGAATTTGGTCGCACTCCGATGAGTGAAAAAGGAGACGGCCGCGATCATAATCCCACCGGGTTCACGATGTGGATGGCGGGCGGCGGTGTCAAAGGGGGCCA
This genomic interval from Gimesia alba contains the following:
- a CDS encoding DUF1501 domain-containing protein, with the translated sequence MSNQSSQAYPDSTMSRRQLLYSAGAGFGGLALNALMAEQANAAAKGSTKPLSPLAAKQTHFPATAKSVIFLFMEGGPSHIDLFDPKPQLQKLAGKPLPESFKKPITAMGEVNAPLLPSQRKWKQHGEAGTWISDWLPHTAKCADDIAVLRGCWTNGINHAGGVCQMNTCIPLAGRPSLGSWVTYGLGTENESLPAFVVIQDNTSTVVNGPRNWGTAFIPAVYQGTRLNTGKTPISNLYRPDEIFPSQESGKLDLLAQLNKRHAESRKQQSELAARMESYELAFRMQAAAPEAVDLTQETEATYKMYGMDEKETKVYGTNCLLARRLVERGVRFVQLYNGAGSKWDSHSGIEKRHAALCKGMDKCVSGLLTDLKQRGLLDSTLVVWGGEFGRTPMSEKGDGRDHNPTGFTMWMAGGGVKGGQTIGGTDELGLYAVEDRMHVRDIHTSIYHLMGLSNMKLEYRHKGSPERPTLNEGEFMKKLVTG
- a CDS encoding DUF1549 domain-containing protein → MRLLTLSLFLFVSANLVNAAEKTKPVKAAVDQKQLHFFEKEVRPLLIKHCLECHSEKKQKGELRLDSLKAMLQGGESGPAIVPGKAHESLLVEAINFESFEMPPEQKLSDKEIATLTRWVNTGAYWPDNAGFVIKQRNNETFFTDEDRSFWVFQPVKQTKVPEVKSQAWSKNPVDAFIYDRLKKEGLTPAGEADRTTLIRRAYYDLIGLPPTVEQINAFVNDPSPDAWPRLIDELLESPHYGEKWARHWLDVVRYAESDGFNQDAFRPEIWRYRDYVVRSFNSDKPYSQFVKEQLAGDEIAPEDPEALAATGFLRHYLYEYNQRDSRTQWNDILDNITDATGDVFMGVSMGCARCHDHKFDPIPHQDYYRLRAFFAPLMPRDDVPFVTPQELAEYNQKLDAWEKKTAVIRKQIDELTKSTLERAAKSQIKMFPPDLQEIMDKPEQERTALEHQLADLVQRQVDLKQKSSLASLKKSEKPNGKKYNELLKELAAFDKLKPKPLPTGMSVTDARGAAPITTIPDDPDHRPIDPGFLSLLKPGEAEIVPISTAPHSSGRRTALANWMVNPQNRLTTRVMTNRVWQYHFGTGLVSTANDFGHMGEAPSHPELLDWLTSYFVDNGWSIKNMHRLIMNSHTYRLSAFHPAAKQAELKDPQNRLRWRANIRRLNSEDIRDSALFLSGELDTKLGGPSVRASQPRRSIYTIMKRNVQDPVLGAFDLPGGIKSVAQRDVTTTANQALLMINGDWFLKRANAMARTLKAKSFANDQELITYLHKMTYGTAPEPAEVELLSGFLKSQEKRIKAEADSQEQTFIGQITQTTGEAVKLGKGSTLSNLHVAQSKSLPDQDFTIEAYVQLESIYENAAVNTIASQWTGNNKQRGWSLGVTSKKSAYKPRNLILQLVGNNKAGKLTYEVVPSNLHLELNKPYYVAATVKISEAGESGIQFFVKELFSKKPLQSVSVKHKVISDYRPENNLVLGGRDKTTGSKWNGLLDNVRLSGAALSQEELLIQDSGKNPSATIAFWQFNTKSGLLKNSLANALHILPPSETSMGASDARHQALADLCHVFLNSNEFLYLD